A genomic stretch from Vibrio coralliilyticus includes:
- a CDS encoding DUF1904 domain-containing protein codes for MPHLRFRAVEPQTVQTLSKSLIDELQPHMDCPREDFTFEYIYTTFYHEGEVSQAYPFVEVLWFDRGQQTQDAVAAIITQQVRGMIGEDVDVAVIFTALDAKSYYDNGEHY; via the coding sequence ATGCCACATTTACGTTTTCGTGCTGTCGAGCCGCAAACGGTTCAAACTTTATCAAAATCTCTGATTGATGAGTTACAGCCACACATGGATTGCCCTCGTGAAGATTTCACATTCGAGTACATCTACACTACGTTTTATCATGAAGGTGAGGTGAGTCAGGCCTATCCGTTTGTTGAGGTATTGTGGTTTGATCGTGGGCAGCAAACTCAGGATGCTGTCGCTGCGATTATTACTCAGCAAGTGCGTGGGATGATTGGCGAAGATGTGGATGTCGCGGTGATTTTTACCGCTCTGGATGCCAAATCCTACTACGACAATGGTGAGCATTACTAA
- the secD gene encoding protein translocase subunit SecD: MLNRYPLWKYLMVVLTIAIAALYALPNIYGEDPAIQVTGARGASVDMSTLDSVTEALDEKGLSHKSIALENGSILVRFNDTDTQISARDVINEALGKDKIVALNLAPATPDWLEAVGAAPMKLGLDLRGGVHFLMEVDMDAAMEKLVGQQEEAFRSELREADIRYRTIRTLGKDAVEIRLRNETQLADAKRIMQQNHPDMTFVDSDADGRFTLTATFTEQRLTEIRNYAVEQNITILRNRVNELGVAEPLVQRQGASRIVVELPGVQDTARAKEILGATATLEFREVDDKADLAAAARGRAPAGSEIKQDRDGRPVVLKKRVILGGSSITDASSSVDEYGRPQVNISLDSEGGNKMSAFSKKNIGKLMATVFAEYKDSGRRTPEGKVILTKHEEVINQATIQSALGRNFRITGIDSAAEAHNLALLLRAGALIAPISIVEERTIGPSMGQQNIDMGIQAMIWGMVAVMLFTLMYYRKFGLIANVALMANLVLIIGVMSMIPGATMTLPGIAGIVLTVGMAVDANVLIFERIREELRDGRSPQQAIHQGYANAFSTIADANITTLITAIILFAVGTGAIKGFAVTLSIGILTSMFTAIIGTRCIVNLMYGGKRINKLSI; encoded by the coding sequence GTGCTTAACCGCTATCCGTTATGGAAGTACTTGATGGTGGTGCTTACCATCGCTATCGCAGCATTGTATGCACTTCCAAATATCTACGGTGAAGATCCGGCAATTCAAGTTACAGGGGCGCGTGGCGCCTCTGTAGATATGTCAACGCTGGATTCTGTCACCGAAGCTCTTGATGAAAAAGGCTTATCTCATAAATCCATTGCTCTCGAAAATGGATCCATTCTTGTACGCTTCAACGATACCGACACTCAGATCAGTGCTCGTGATGTGATCAATGAAGCGCTAGGTAAAGACAAAATTGTTGCTCTCAACCTAGCTCCTGCTACCCCTGATTGGTTAGAAGCGGTTGGCGCCGCGCCAATGAAGCTCGGCCTTGACCTGCGCGGTGGTGTTCACTTCCTGATGGAAGTAGATATGGACGCTGCGATGGAGAAACTGGTCGGCCAACAGGAAGAAGCTTTCCGTAGTGAACTACGTGAAGCGGATATTCGCTACCGTACGATTCGCACTTTGGGTAAAGATGCGGTGGAAATTCGCTTACGCAACGAAACTCAGCTTGCGGACGCTAAACGCATAATGCAACAAAATCATCCTGATATGACGTTTGTTGATTCAGATGCAGATGGCCGTTTCACCTTGACTGCTACTTTTACAGAGCAACGCCTTACTGAGATTCGTAACTACGCTGTTGAGCAGAACATTACTATTCTGCGTAACCGTGTAAACGAACTGGGTGTGGCTGAGCCACTTGTTCAGCGTCAGGGTGCAAGCCGTATTGTTGTTGAACTGCCAGGTGTTCAGGATACGGCACGTGCGAAAGAAATTCTGGGTGCGACAGCAACACTTGAATTTCGCGAAGTCGATGATAAAGCGGATCTCGCAGCTGCAGCAAGAGGCCGAGCGCCCGCGGGCAGTGAAATCAAGCAAGACCGCGATGGTCGTCCAGTTGTGCTTAAAAAACGTGTAATCCTAGGTGGTTCTAGCATCACAGATGCGAGCTCAAGTGTGGATGAATATGGCCGCCCTCAAGTTAACATCTCGCTAGATAGCGAAGGTGGTAACAAGATGTCTGCGTTCTCGAAGAAGAACATTGGCAAGTTGATGGCAACGGTATTTGCCGAGTACAAAGACAGTGGTCGTCGTACTCCAGAAGGCAAAGTCATTCTTACTAAGCATGAAGAAGTAATTAACCAAGCGACAATTCAATCTGCCTTGGGGCGTAACTTCCGTATCACAGGTATTGATTCCGCTGCTGAAGCACACAACTTAGCGTTATTGCTTCGCGCAGGTGCTCTGATTGCGCCAATTTCTATCGTTGAAGAAAGAACCATTGGTCCTTCTATGGGGCAACAGAATATCGATATGGGTATTCAGGCGATGATCTGGGGTATGGTAGCGGTCATGCTGTTTACGCTAATGTACTATCGTAAGTTTGGTTTGATTGCCAACGTAGCGCTAATGGCTAACCTTGTGTTGATTATCGGTGTGATGTCGATGATTCCGGGCGCGACGATGACCTTGCCTGGTATTGCCGGTATTGTTCTGACGGTCGGTATGGCGGTCGATGCCAATGTGCTGATCTTCGAGCGGATACGCGAAGAGCTGCGTGACGGACGTAGTCCTCAGCAGGCGATCCATCAAGGCTATGCGAACGCATTCAGTACGATTGCCGATGCCAACATTACCACTTTGATTACCGCAATAATCCTGTTTGCTGTAGGTACAGGCGCAATCAAAGGCTTCGCGGTGACACTGTCTATCGGTATCTTAACGTCTATGTTTACTGCCATCATTGGTACACGTTGTATCGTGAACCTGATGTACGGTGGTAAGCGCATCAACAAACTGTCGATCTAA
- the yajC gene encoding preprotein translocase subunit YajC: MIISPAYAAEGAPAGGGFEMLIMLGMFAVIFYFMIYRPQAKRVKEHKSLMSSMGKGDEVLTSGGLVGKITKIAEDNDYISIELNTNNEVVIKKDFVTAVLPKGTLKSL; this comes from the coding sequence ATGATTATTTCTCCAGCTTACGCAGCAGAAGGCGCACCAGCAGGCGGCGGTTTCGAAATGCTAATCATGCTTGGTATGTTCGCGGTAATTTTCTACTTCATGATTTACCGCCCACAAGCTAAGCGTGTAAAAGAGCATAAGAGCCTAATGTCTTCCATGGGCAAAGGTGATGAAGTTCTGACTAGCGGCGGCCTAGTGGGTAAAATCACTAAGATTGCAGAAGACAACGACTACATCTCAATCGAGCTAAACACGAATAACGAAGTTGTCATCAAGAAAGATTTCGTTACTGCAGTGCTACCAAAGGGTACGCTGAAGTCTCTATAA
- the secF gene encoding protein translocase subunit SecF encodes MFQILKADKMIDFMRWSKFAFLLSVLMIGASIFTLSTNWLNWGLDFTGGTLIEVGFEQPADLEEIRSALDAKGFGDATVQNFGSARDVMVRLRPRDNVAGETLGNQILSAIKDGTGENVEMRRIEFVGPNVGDELTEAGGLAILVSLICILIYVSVRFEWRLAAGAVLALAHDVIITLGVFSLMQIEVDLTIVAALLTVVGYSLNDTIVVFDRIRENFRKMRKGEPAEIMNSSITQTLSRTLITSGTTLFVVIALFTQGGAMIHGFATALLLGITVGTYSSIYVASALALKLGITKEHLMPPQVEKEGAEFDEMP; translated from the coding sequence ATGTTTCAGATTCTAAAAGCAGACAAAATGATCGACTTTATGCGTTGGTCTAAGTTTGCGTTCCTATTGTCGGTGCTGATGATTGGTGCATCGATTTTTACTCTGTCTACCAATTGGTTGAACTGGGGGTTAGACTTTACAGGCGGTACGCTGATTGAAGTTGGCTTTGAGCAGCCTGCTGATTTGGAAGAGATCCGTAGTGCCCTCGATGCGAAAGGCTTTGGCGATGCCACGGTACAGAACTTTGGTAGTGCCCGTGATGTGATGGTTCGCCTGCGCCCTCGTGATAATGTGGCAGGTGAAACACTAGGAAACCAGATCTTAAGTGCAATCAAAGACGGTACGGGTGAAAATGTAGAAATGCGTCGTATCGAGTTCGTTGGCCCGAATGTGGGTGACGAGCTAACGGAAGCCGGTGGTTTAGCGATCCTAGTTTCTCTGATCTGTATCTTGATCTACGTTTCGGTGCGATTCGAATGGCGTTTAGCGGCTGGTGCGGTGCTTGCTCTGGCGCACGACGTTATCATTACGCTAGGTGTTTTTTCATTGATGCAAATCGAGGTTGACCTGACGATTGTGGCAGCCTTGCTGACGGTAGTGGGTTACTCGCTTAACGATACCATTGTTGTATTTGACCGTATCCGTGAAAACTTCCGTAAGATGCGCAAAGGCGAACCTGCTGAAATCATGAACAGCTCAATCACGCAAACATTGAGCCGTACCTTGATTACATCTGGTACTACCTTGTTTGTGGTGATTGCCCTGTTTACGCAAGGTGGTGCTATGATTCATGGCTTCGCTACCGCACTTCTATTGGGTATCACTGTGGGTACATACTCTTCAATCTATGTGGCTTCGGCACTGGCATTGAAACTGGGTATCACCAAAGAACACCTGATGCCTCCTCAAGTTGAGAAAGAAGGCGCAGAATTTGACGAAATGCCATAA